The genomic stretch AcaatctagttggtctaaatagAAACTTgtcagcaatttgtcaaaaacttgggtcaacttgtaaaaatcacaattaaatatcaaaatatgatcttgcaacgtggcttatcaatttgaaaatatATTTGAATCTTTTAACAATAGAGTTGGAATTATACGTAAAGCTTAAGTTGGTTTTAAATGAAATTTCTTACAAAAACATGGGTCGAACACAAGACTGTACAAGAACAATCTGACCACTgtctactaaaatatttattactcccaAACCGTAAAACATTTAAGTATGAAACCAATGGCATTGAAATCTTACTCACAGGGCTGTTACTCATAAAAATTTCGACCTTAGACGATACCCCGAGAATAAATGGCAGCCAGGTCGAAGAGGGGTAAAAATCAGACAAAACGAGTTTAAGCTCTAGGTTACCTTTTACCAAGTCATAAGTCCTTACAAGTATCCTCCTATACCAAAATTATCGTAACTCGGTCGTCATACTCCACACATGGCTAGGCATCTATTCTGTTGTATTCCTTATATTATTTCTATTCCTTACATGACAAGTACATAAATCAATATTCTATCTAATCATTGCAAAACATTGTAATAAGCATGGTTTCAAGGACAAGTgctgcatatcactagacatgattccTAATTCATAAAATCATCACAATTTCATCCATCATATGTGAGCAAACATCTTATAAGGCAATATGCATACTATGATCAATCATTTCACATCTTTTCCATTTTTACTTACCTTACAATCTTTCATCCTGCAACGAGGTTAGTAAATAATATCCAACTGACTCATAAAGAAACTTGCTACTAACTACCCACTCTCTTATCCTTTCCtgaggtgaccggttcaaaattgaaaGGGCCGGGATACGAATTAAGGGGCCCTCTTAACCACATTAGGGGCTCCTAACAGTATCTAATCGGGGTTCATTTTAAGACtcatcctaagttcattgggttcatttgtttaggcctgaggatcgtttgctctgataccactttgtaacacaccCATTTAACCAGGAACCTTTACTAGACGTTCCTAATTAAATaggtgtgttaccatctcagtttcctgagAAAGTAGTTACAAAGTATAGCAATCCAAAGTACTTtattaataaaattactaaaatggTCTTGTTAAAACTTAATAAATTACGGTactaaattaaattacaaaactcgCAACGGAATATAAATGTTGTAATACTAAGGTTTTATGAGCTgttgagtactctatcgagtaaggcttattCTGTCGtgtaagttagttttgcattctggacagtgttctgcttggtggatactcgatcgagtaagggcaactcGATCATGTAGAgactaatcgatcgagtacctcagttactcgatcgagtacgttggtttttacgggtttttggccgggttttgatagcaacgcgagaaagTTATATAAAGTGGAATTGTCAGTTTCTTTTACCTTTTTACTTTATTCTAAACATTTTACAAAGAGAACAAGACTACGTTGCATCCTTCTCTcatattgctatcaaatccaaagggctagagtcgtcggattgcAGAGTACTTTATACCGTTGAGCTTGTCGTagtgtgggtaagatcctagtacagtttttatgttaattcgttagttttggttaaaccctaattgggtaatttgggggtgtttgggagtattgttgattaTGGTttgtaattatatgattatataTTGATAGGaagtgatttcgtagaggaacgctttTGATCTGCTGCTTGTGTCGATTtgtggtgattgcattccaggtagggtttcccaactcagttattgtatacatGATTATGAGATAGTTGTTGGTTTTTGGCATGTGATTATATCGTGGTTGAttttggtattgttgatattgtaattggttgttgttgtttgtctgtggttcacgaggtgcgccctcggctgagtggagccaCTTTCGAGAGTGGCTTCACACTCTTGATTCGCCCCCTGTGGTTCCCGTCATAAGggcgatgtgcacattaaggaacatgggttgttCGCTCGATGgagttgagcggggcttaggtgggaaaggctgcggctccccactagcggtgtggattagtagttgcgactggtaatctggcagggctagaccttcaAGCTAgccagatgattggtgatgtgacggtgttgggggattgtgattgtgtacctattgttgtattatcttatattgtgaATACAATAACTGGCCCCGTGTAAtggttttaaaaactgtggtgatccattcggggatggtgagcagttattgagcaggtatgacttAGATGCGCGAGAGTTAGctggggatgagtcaccacgagtcagctAGTAGTCTTCGGCTGTTGTGTTGAgacttttttatttatttagttggattttggtttgGAACAGTTGTTTTGTATCTTTCAGTTTTAGAtagcatgtaatcactttaaaattatttacttaaagtacgttctttgatggtctatttaATATGttttgcctcgggcaaccgagatggtagcattctcacacactaggtggtcttggtaaggcaccttggtgtatgggggtgttacaaagtggtatcagagcgacgattttggaactcaTAACTATAAATCTAATGAACTTAGAGAGttaaactaaaatgaacctgggtgGGAGTTGTTAGAAGCTAATGTAAAGACTTAGGAGACgttctaaagtcgcgaactcgccctacaaatttgaaccggtcactatggggtgtcatggggatcgctatgtgtttactaatgttcatatgaatatgttggaaggatgatatgtggttgaatggaggatgtggtggaaaagatgaaaGTAATTgtatatgataatatgatttGTGGTTAAGCATGTTGTATGGTGGAATGATTTATATTGTGGcaatactagtaacatgtgaataagaGTTGTGGTATACGTATGTTTTATTGTTgtgaaaagttataaagttaaagacATGCGGGTAGTTAGAATCATTAGCatgactcgaccgagtgggggtaactcgatcgagtacggtggactcgatcgagtgggctgagctcgatcgagttgGTATATGTGTACGTTAGGCAGTAGCGGCTATTTtgtgcaactcgatcgagtaagaggattactcgatcgagtgtcggctactcgatcgagtacgtatgtGACTCGATGGATGATGAGTCGTATTTTGGTTACATTTTGCCCCGCATTTATACctaattccgactcgattttgtgtgcttaattgtccaataagctcatttaattactaatttataataattagtcgtattagtttataattgataattaattgtatttttgtataaTATTAGTGTCATAATTATTTTCTTAATATTATGTATAGGCGAGACGGAAAGCAAGGCGGATTTAAGTTATCGAAGGAAGCAAGTGTAATGGAACGATAAAGTCAATGGCTGACATTGACTTGAACAAAGTCGCGCTTTCATGGTCATCCCTGCATCTCCTTTTTCATCACCATCATTATACCACCATCACCTCCGTTTCCTCTTCAATTCAATCAGACCCGACACCTGCCTTCATCTTCATCACCATTAAACCCGAACCCGACATCATCCACCACCAGTCACATCGCCATCAACCTTCACCCTCCATTAACAAACCACGCATCACCTCCATAATAAATCCCCTGCCTTCATCACCTTCATCCTCGCCATTCACCCAAACACCAGCAGCAACTCGACATTCAACCCGTCACCAGTCTCACAGTCACCATTGCTCCACCATTACCACCACTCATCAATCATCACCGACAACAGCCTCGGCACCCACCATTAGAGCAGCAACTGCAATGCCAACGCGGAAAACGAACCCGAATCAAGCCTTATTTGGTTCATTATGCCTCAAAATCTTCGACTTGGTTGCATCTCAGGTGAACCCGCCACCTGGAGCAGCCCAGAATCCCATCCTCGAACACCAGCAATCAGCCGTAATCAAAGCATAACCAAACTCGAGTTCGGAATCGAAACCGAGCTGATTGAAGACAGTATGTGCTCTATGCCGGTTCACCGGCAGCCGGCCCCTATACCGGCAGGCACACACACTcaattttcctcctttttgtgaAAGTCTCGCTACCGGCATAGCAACCGGCAGCCGACGTACCGGCATAACGCACCTCTTCAAATCTCGCAACAATATCATGCTGCTCTCTACCGGTGCCCCGGCAGCCGACCAACCGGCATGCAACACAAGACAATTAATTCATCCCCTTTCTTGGATGGTCTCGCTACCGGTGACCTCAACGGCCGCCGGTGGACCGGCAAAGAACTCCTGCTCCGTCCTTTtccttcttttctcctttttttgtctcctttttgttttgtttttgggaaTGCGTCATTTGTTTTGCTTcttaggattattattattattattactttaatattattataattatgagtAGTAATTAGTATAAGGAGTATATAAAGACTACTTTAGACTACACTTTACACACCACTTACATTACTACCTTGCCTTAGAATGAGATTAGAAATTAGACTAGCTTAGattattctctctcaatattgaaaaaccctcatatttcctctgttattttcattcaataaaaagttgttatctttctttaattattagtttaattcttcttttgttcattcaagttcttctcttttcattagtttaaaattagtaattttgggttgtatttggagaattgaagaatccttccatatttcaatccgagttcctttctttgctattgagttggtataatttctcttcctaatttcattTGTTCACATTTGCTTTTCTTTCAAGTTTTATCTTAATTGTTTATGTTAGAATTCCTATCTTTGTTGTTAGATTGTTgttattctctctcttgttcatcttttctctaCTCACCTTTGTTGTTtacaagattgaatctttgatttctcatgttaaagattgagtctttgtgtttattgagttaaagtttgtgcctttagtttaatcttcattgtctcttgaattaaattgtatTTCCTTATAATTTGAGTTGGGCTTTTGCATGATTAGTAATAGAATTTACACTTCCATCATGATTATGCATAAAGGAACCatctttgttgtttttattgctCTTGGTAGTTGGTACCATGATTTGTGAGTAGTTTtcttctaggactcggtttgacccgacatgagtaacttcattaattgaatctcataaaggctaatttgTTGGgagaaattggtgagggtagtttagaggaatttcATGTTTAAGGTTTGGTTTTTGGGTAGTGTCTACTTTTGACCCTtatccaccaacgagagttggtttgGTTGTGAGTTGGATATTTGGAAACCGacccttgtcaccaactaaggttgagaccgaaagggagagccgagggagggtgcctctagactagcgtttgaaatcgacccttgagagagggagtgggatgacccgaaatacgatgagggcttaatgaccttgaccaattTATTGACCTCCTTGGGAAATGTGCACGTTTTTGGGGTTGTTgggtgttgagttagggattccgaccttcgaacccgagaggggagttggtgggtagtgctagtgtcctatttcgaacccgagaggggggggggtcttaggcgaattagagccatctcctcctcGCCTTGCTACCCTTatgattagcctagggaattaaTTGTGTGAAGTTATGAATTGTTGAGggagaaccgagtcttaggctttttaATCATTTGGTTACAACTTATCCTTCCTTCTTGCTCATTTACCTATTTCTtgtttagtttgtatttcattttgTCTTAGGTAGCTTTAGTATAACAATCTCATCCtttattgtcgacttagctaagcctaagaattagaacaattagtaatcacccttgctccttgtggttcgacctcgactaccatactacattagttgagtaaattgtttgattgggggagtgcgacaaacctcactatcaaaatggcgccgttgccggagagcaTTGGCTTGATATTAATtgttttgttctagtttagactaagttATTGTCACTTTTGCACACCTTGGTGTCCCATCTATCTTGCTAATCTATTCACTTGAGTGTGTAGTGGTTTTTAAGAATCTATTTGAAAATTCGGAAGGTACAACAATGGGTGAACCGGTTCCGATTAGGGACTACATGGCCCCAAAGCATATTGTGAATTCTAGTGTTCAAAGGCCTAGGATTCAAGCCAATAATTTTGAAATTAAGAATGCTTTGCTTAACCTAGTGCAAGATAACCAATTTTGGGGAGGTCCCTTGGAAAACCCTAATGACCATCTCAATGATTTTCTTGACAATTGTGACATGTATAAGATGAATGGGGTATCCGATGATGCGGTCCGTCTAAGGTTGTTCCCTAAATCACTAAGGGGAGCGACTAAGGATTGGCTAAAAAATTGTGATCCCGACTCTTTCAAGACTTGGGATGAGCTCTCCTCGGCCTTCTTGAAAAAATACTTTCCTCCTTCAAGAACGGCTAAGGTAAAGAGTGAGTTGCAAGGGTTCACTCAAGAGGAAGATGAGACTTTGTacgaggcttgggagaggtacaagagACTCCAACGGTTATGCCCTCGCCATGGCATATCCGGGCCCGAGTTGATCAATAATTTCTACAAAGGTTTGACACAAGACCTAAGGCTATTTCTTGATTCGGGTTCGGGTAAGGGAGCCTTAGATATCTTGGGTCACAAAGAGGCAAAAGATTTGATTGAAGAGATGGCCTCAAGGACAATGGATTGGAACAATGAAAGACGAACAAGAAAGGGTAAGGGTAAAGACTCTAATACGGTGCTCAATGTGGAAGTGAAGAGTATGCTTGAGGACCTCACTCAACAAGTAGCATTATTGAACTCCAACAAGCCCTCCAACTCCAACACAAGGCAAGTTTTATCTTGTGAACTTTGTGGTGAAGAAGGACATACCCCAATTAATTGTCCTTTGATCCAAAATTTTCAAGTCcaacaaaatcaaaaaccatcTTGGGAACAAGCCTTTGAGCAATTGGTGATtgccaaccaaaaatccggttccAAACTTGACAACCACATCGCTTCTCAAAGTTGCATTAATGATGAGATTAGAGCTTCTCAAAAGGCCACGGAAACTCATGTTGCTCAAATTTCAAAACAATTGAGTCAAATGGCTCAAAATCCGGGCAAGTTTCCGGGTAACACGGTGAAGCCCAAGCAAATGAATGCGGTATTCTTGAGAAGTGGAAGGCAATTGGAGGAAGTTGTGAAGACTCCAAGGTGGAAAAGGAAGAGGGTTTCTAGTGGATCAATGAAAGAGCAACCGATTGAAGTTGAAGTTGAAGTGGAGAAATCAAAAGAAGTAGAAATGGTAGACCCACCAAAGGAAGATGAACCGATTCCATCAAAAGTCAAAGAACCTACTCCACCTCTAAGGGAGTATGTTGAACCAATTCCCTTTCCACAAAGGCATGCAAGGCCAAGGCTTGAGAAGAAATATGAGAAGTTCATTGATATTTTGAAGAGTATGAATGTCACCATACCATTTCTTGACATGATCACCGAAATCCCTAACTATGGAAAGTTTTTAAAGGAACTTGTGACTATAAAGAGAAAGAGTGAAGGGGTACAATCCGTTAACCTCTCTAGGGAGTGTAGTGCAATCCTCACTAGCAAACTTgaagacccgggaagcttttctattccttgttctatccaaggggtGAAGATAAAGAGAACTTTGTGTGACTTGGGAGCTAGTGTTAGCTTAATGCCTCTTTCCTTGTTTAAGAAGCTACACTTAGAAGATTTGAAGCCTTCAAATATCTCCCTACAACTAGCCGATCGTTCGGTTAAGTATCCCTTGGGTGTAATTGAAGATGTTCCTTTGAAGGTTGGAAAACTTGTGATCCCATGCGACTTCTTTGTCATGGGCATGCCCGAAGATAGCCATGTGCcaatcattttgggtaggccttGCTTGGCCACGGGAGGTGCTATGATAGATGTTAAGAGTGGAAAACTCTTGCTCCAAGTAGGTAATAAGAAGATTGAGTTTGAACTCAACAATTCCATGAAGTTTCCTCCTATGGGCAACTCATGTTGTAGGGTGGATATGGTGCAAGATAACTTGGATGAACCTAATTTAGAGCATTCATTTTTGGACCCATTGGAAGCTTGCTCAACAAATGAAAAGGGAAATGAATGTGATCTTATGTTGAGAGTTGATGTGAAAGAAGTTTTGGGTGAATATGATTCAAGAAAAGATGAATTTGAAGACCAAATTGATGATGAGATTGAATTATATTTGAGCTCTCCGGATTCTTTTGGTCTAGGCTCTCTTGAAGGTACACCTTGGTTGGAGAACTCTTCAAGTGATTGGAAAGCTCAAATTGATGCCTTGGAGGCGGCTCTCAATGGAAATGGTTCGGTTCAAAAGAAGAGTCAAGAAAATAGGGATAAAAATGACAACATcatgaacctcaatgttgagaagttgactcctccacctaCTATTCCCTACCAATTTCCTTACTTTGGTGACCAAGAAGAGAGTTGCCACTTATGAGATTCCGTTCCTCCTACCACCTAACTACCATTCCAAGTTTAAGGGTTCTAACTATCAAAAGGACCCAAGAAAGGAAGCCAAGGAGGGTAAGAGGAACTATGAAAAGAAGTGTTGGAAAAGAAGTTGGTTGTGGTATGCTATATCTTGGTGCTATTTGTGCTTGTTTGAGGCTTTTGCTAAGGTTTTTGACCGGTTACTACGTGCCTTGTGTGACATGGATTGCATCACCAAAGAATTCAAGCAACAAAATTTTGGatgagaggtttggtggagtccctcAAGAACCACCAAATTGTATATATTCTCTTCCCTTACTTACACTTTACTTGCATTTTTGTTCCCCCCCTACATTTGTTCCATTGAGAACAATTTCAcgttttaagtgtggggaggggatTCTTTACATAAAAATCTTAAAAACTTGAAACTtttaaaaataccaaaaacatgttatttattttcaaatattcaaaaaatcaaaaacatgttcttacattttggaaaattcaaaaaaaccaacaaaaatatgttatttatttttcctattctctccctatgctttgttccattgaggacaatgtaaatttcaagtgtggggagggaaatatccactttgtgcatattgtttatatttgtatatatttgcttgttaatttgagaaaaatacaaaaatgcctaaaaatttcaaaaatattgcattgtttatattatatatattgcatttgtcctaaccattttgataggcaacacatgaatcaccggagaagacgcttggtaaaattcttccaatcatttgtcctttatccttccttttcctttttgtatatataagtatggaggaggacgggatatttgatgtgggtgttccttttgggaaccgttttggatatgcttgtgttgttggtgtgttgttaggactagaacTTGTATGCACTTAGATTGgacatgtatatatgtgttcactcttgcattcacatagcttgttcatatgtttagttgcatttcatacacTTTGCATTGTGTTTGTAAATAGTTGCATAGCGAGTCTAAAAGTGGAGGGCATATGttgccaatgatgataatttgttttgcccgtgtcatttccctTTTGATAGCTCGTACctcttgatgacacatgttagggtttttgcttgcaaaaacccgaaagtctagcttaacaaccgAGTTGCGACCACCATGTG from Silene latifolia isolate original U9 population chromosome 2, ASM4854445v1, whole genome shotgun sequence encodes the following:
- the LOC141639428 gene encoding uncharacterized protein LOC141639428; this translates as MGEPVPIRDYMAPKHIVNSSVQRPRIQANNFEIKNALLNLVQDNQFWGGPLENPNDHLNDFLDNCDMYKMNGVSDDAVRLRLFPKSLRGATKDWLKNCDPDSFKTWDELSSAFLKKYFPPSRTAKVKSELQGFTQEEDETLYEAWERYKRLQRLCPRHGISGPELINNFYKGLTQDLRLFLDSGSGKGALDILGHKEAKDLIEEMASRTMDWNNERRTRKGKGKDSNTVLNVEVKSMLEDLTQQVALLNSNKPSNSNTRQVLSCELCGEEGHTPINCPLIQNFQVQQNQKPSWEQAFEQLVIANQKSGSKLDNHIASQSCINDEIRASQKATETHVAQISKQLSQMAQNPGKFPGNTVKPKQMNAVFLRSGRQLEEVVKTPRWKRKRVSSGSMKEQPIEVEVEVEKSKEVEMVDPPKEDEPIPSKVKEPTPPLREYVEPIPFPQRHARPRLEKKYEKFIDILKSMNVTIPFLDMITEIPNYGKFLKELVTIKRKSEGVQSVNLSRECSAILTSKLEDPGSFSIPCSIQGVKIKRTLCDLGASVSLMPLSLFKKLHLEDLKPSNISLQLADRSVKYPLGVIEDVPLKVGKLVIPCDFFVMGMPEDSHVPIILGRPCLATGGAMIDVKSGKLLLQVGNKKIEFELNNSMKFPPMGNSCCRVDMVQDNLDEPNLEHSFLDPLEACSTNEKGNECDLMLRVDVKEVLGEYDSRKDEFEDQIDDEIELYLSSPDSFGLGSLEGTPWLENSSSDWKAQIDALEAALNGNGSVQKKSQENRDKNDNIMNLNVEKLTPPPTIPYQFPYFGDQEESCHL